A single window of Psychromonas ingrahamii 37 DNA harbors:
- a CDS encoding DUF445 family protein: protein MNKSLLTNLVSAAILATGLLLGETELAAILTMVGLFALSGALTNWLAVFMLFEKIPFLYGSGVVPAHFEEFKKSIYTLMMEEFFTSDNVERFLNAGSLSAANINLEPVIEKVDLDPTFDGLVEVIMASSFSGMLDMIGGKEALVPLREPFIKQMKKSIIEMTNDDKFIKLLKEEVEQPEIMQDILGKIEQIIEQRLSELTPTIVKEIIQAMIKRHLGWLVIWGGVLGGLIGLISAFVIAW, encoded by the coding sequence ATGAATAAAAGTTTATTGACCAATTTAGTGTCAGCCGCCATTTTAGCGACTGGCTTATTGTTAGGCGAAACAGAGCTAGCCGCTATTCTAACTATGGTGGGTTTATTTGCGTTATCCGGTGCATTAACCAACTGGTTAGCGGTTTTTATGTTATTCGAAAAAATACCTTTTTTGTATGGCTCAGGCGTTGTTCCAGCCCATTTTGAGGAATTTAAAAAAAGTATTTATACATTAATGATGGAAGAGTTTTTTACCTCTGACAACGTGGAGCGTTTTTTAAATGCCGGATCATTGTCTGCGGCGAACATCAACCTTGAGCCAGTGATTGAAAAGGTTGATTTAGATCCGACCTTTGACGGTTTGGTAGAGGTCATTATGGCCTCGTCATTTAGCGGAATGCTCGATATGATAGGTGGTAAAGAGGCGCTGGTACCGCTGCGAGAACCCTTTATTAAACAGATGAAAAAATCCATTATTGAAATGACTAATGATGATAAATTTATTAAACTGCTGAAAGAAGAAGTTGAACAGCCTGAAATAATGCAGGATATTTTAGGTAAAATTGAGCAGATTATTGAGCAGCGTTTAAGTGAATTAACCCCAACCATTGTTAAAGAAATCATTCAAGCAATGATCAAACGTCACCTTGGCTGGCTGGTTATTTGGGGCGGTGTATTGGGTGGTCTGATTGGTCTTATCAGTGCCTTTGTTATCGCATGGTAG
- a CDS encoding DMT family transporter, whose protein sequence is MIKLSSRLNTVLFSVLALLAFAANSILARLALGAGDIDAAGFTIVRLLSAIVMLSILLHFKQKSNAIANANSKATSNANSKATSNAESAVKPKSSWFSAVMLFIYACSFSFAYLSLETGTGALVLFAAVQITMVIKNHLQGNRLQFIELLGLIVAFSGFVYLVFPNLSTPSFQGFVLMTIAGIAWAFYTLKGQGVSDPLSASNTNFLRTLPFVFVLFIFSYPSIIYTWQGILLAITSGALASALGYYCWYLALAGLSITQASVIQLSVPVIAALGGVIWISEPVSIDFIISAALVCTGILLVVFAHYRKASAGL, encoded by the coding sequence ATGATTAAATTATCATCCAGGTTAAATACAGTTCTGTTTTCTGTATTAGCGCTGCTGGCGTTTGCCGCTAATTCCATCCTTGCTCGTCTGGCGTTAGGAGCAGGCGATATAGATGCTGCCGGCTTTACGATAGTGCGTTTATTATCGGCGATTGTTATGTTGAGCATTCTGCTGCATTTTAAACAGAAGTCGAATGCAATTGCTAATGCCAATTCTAAAGCAACTTCTAATGCCAATTCTAAAGCAACTTCTAATGCAGAGAGCGCTGTAAAACCTAAATCAAGCTGGTTTTCGGCTGTGATGTTATTTATTTATGCCTGCAGTTTTTCCTTTGCCTATCTGTCACTCGAGACAGGTACTGGTGCATTAGTGTTGTTCGCGGCCGTTCAAATTACAATGGTTATTAAAAATCACCTTCAAGGCAACCGCTTGCAGTTTATTGAGTTGCTGGGCTTGATTGTTGCGTTCAGTGGTTTTGTCTATCTGGTTTTCCCAAACTTAAGCACACCGTCATTTCAGGGGTTTGTGTTAATGACGATAGCCGGGATAGCCTGGGCCTTTTACACACTTAAAGGGCAGGGGGTAAGTGATCCTTTGTCTGCTAGCAATACAAACTTTTTACGCACCTTACCTTTTGTTTTTGTTCTTTTTATCTTCTCGTATCCATCAATAATCTATACCTGGCAGGGTATTTTATTGGCTATCACGTCCGGTGCATTGGCATCGGCATTGGGTTATTATTGTTGGTATTTAGCCTTGGCTGGATTATCCATTACGCAGGCGTCGGTAATACAACTATCTGTGCCTGTTATTGCCGCACTGGGCGGCGTAATCTGGATAAGCGAGCCTGTTAGTATAGATTTCATTATCTCCGCCGCATTAGTCTGCACTGGTATCTTGCTGGTGGTGTTTGCTCACTATCGCAAGGCCAGTGCTGGTCTTTAA
- the nusB gene encoding transcription antitermination factor NusB: MKPAERRRARQSAVQAIYQWQITKLSAGQIIEQFSTDQDLSKTDVPYFKELLTGVIHRVDFLDEKLSPYLSRKIEDVDMVDKAVLRLAMFELTQRTDIPHKVVLNEAIELAKDFATDESYKFVNGVLDKALRSLKLREEEQGK, from the coding sequence ATGAAACCAGCTGAACGTCGACGCGCCCGCCAATCTGCGGTACAGGCAATTTACCAATGGCAAATCACTAAACTGAGTGCCGGTCAAATTATTGAGCAATTTAGCACTGATCAGGATCTGTCAAAAACAGATGTTCCGTATTTTAAAGAATTATTAACCGGTGTTATTCATCGTGTTGATTTTTTAGATGAAAAACTATCTCCTTATCTTTCCCGTAAAATTGAAGATGTTGATATGGTTGATAAAGCCGTATTACGTTTAGCCATGTTTGAGTTAACTCAGCGTACCGATATTCCACATAAAGTGGTTTTGAATGAAGCGATTGAATTAGCAAAAGATTTTGCTACGGATGAAAGCTACAAGTTCGTTAATGGTGTTTTAGATAAAGCATTACGCAGTTTAAAACTACGAGAAGAAGAACAGGGCAAGTAA
- a CDS encoding transglutaminase-like cysteine peptidase: MINRRGKAWWRLLSGLLLLISLSSLTLWLLNEQKIITALKSNYGVRAADRGIAWFDILDSAQQLSDIEKLTKVNSFFNMLYFIDDKQLWGEDNYWATPLEFIGVKGGDCEEFAIAKYFTLLALGIDDQKMRITMVKALTLNQYHMVLSYYETPGSVPLVLDNLDMQIKPANQRQDLDPIYSFNGSQLWLNKEKGQGVLVGKSDRLDRWTNLIQRMEFSRMKQPKLRME; this comes from the coding sequence ATGATAAATAGAAGGGGTAAAGCCTGGTGGCGCTTATTGAGTGGTTTACTGCTGCTAATAAGTTTGTCCAGCCTGACCCTATGGTTATTAAATGAGCAGAAAATAATAACCGCGCTTAAAAGTAATTATGGCGTGCGGGCTGCTGACAGGGGAATAGCCTGGTTTGATATTCTGGATTCAGCACAACAGTTGAGCGACATAGAAAAATTAACCAAGGTTAATAGTTTTTTTAATATGCTCTATTTCATTGATGACAAGCAGCTCTGGGGAGAAGACAATTACTGGGCAACCCCGCTGGAATTTATTGGTGTAAAAGGGGGAGACTGTGAGGAGTTTGCCATCGCAAAATACTTTACATTATTAGCACTGGGTATCGACGATCAGAAAATGCGTATTACCATGGTCAAAGCATTGACGCTGAATCAATATCATATGGTACTTTCCTATTATGAAACGCCCGGTTCAGTGCCTCTGGTGCTCGATAACTTGGATATGCAAATCAAACCTGCCAATCAACGTCAGGATCTTGATCCTATTTATAGCTTTAACGGTAGCCAACTTTGGCTTAATAAAGAAAAAGGACAAGGTGTACTGGTCGGTAAATCAGATCGCCTCGACCGCTGGACAAATTTAATTCAACGTATGGAATTTTCACGGATGAAACAGCCAAAGTTGAGAATGGAGTAA
- the ribH gene encoding 6,7-dimethyl-8-ribityllumazine synthase, giving the protein MKIIEGGLAAPQAQIAIVISRFNSFINEQLLAGAIDTLKRTGQVADDNITVVRVPGAVELPLVAKRVAASKKFDAIIALGTVIRGGTPHFEFVAGECNKGLGQVSMDFDIPVSFGVLTTDSIEQAIERAGTKMGNKGSEAALSALEMVNVMAEFK; this is encoded by the coding sequence ATGAAAATTATTGAAGGTGGCTTAGCGGCACCACAAGCGCAGATCGCAATCGTTATCTCTCGTTTTAATAGCTTTATTAACGAGCAGTTATTAGCAGGAGCAATCGATACCCTTAAGCGTACTGGTCAAGTTGCTGATGATAATATTACTGTTGTACGTGTCCCTGGTGCCGTTGAGCTTCCATTGGTCGCTAAACGTGTTGCCGCCTCTAAAAAGTTCGATGCCATTATCGCATTAGGGACTGTTATTCGTGGTGGTACACCCCACTTTGAATTTGTTGCTGGCGAATGTAATAAGGGCCTTGGTCAAGTCTCTATGGACTTTGATATACCGGTTTCCTTCGGGGTATTAACAACTGATTCAATAGAACAAGCGATTGAACGTGCGGGAACTAAAATGGGTAATAAAGGCAGTGAAGCGGCCTTAAGCGCATTAGAAATGGTCAATGTTATGGCGGAGTTTAAATAA
- the ribBA gene encoding bifunctional 3,4-dihydroxy-2-butanone-4-phosphate synthase/GTP cyclohydrolase II, which translates to MKLSTTAEIIEDIRLGKMVILMDDEDRENEGDLIMAADLVTPEAINFMATYGRGLVCLTLTAERCEQLKLPLMVDDNTAAFSTNFTVSIEAALGVTTGISAADRAITVQAAVAKDAKPTDIVMPGHIFPLMAQAGGVLTRAGHTEAGCDLARLAGREPAGVIVEILNKDGTMARRPDLEIFAEEKGIKLGTVADLIEYRNNNETTIERVSACKLPTEYGDFDLIAYQDTIDKQVHFALVNGEIKTGQTTNVRVHLQNTFADNFFSDRLSKRTWPLNDALQRLNKDGGVLVMLAHQETPSSLIEQVKQIANEDAGERVAKKEQKVSRRVGVGSQILRDLGVQKMALLSSEKKYHALSGFGLEVVDYITE; encoded by the coding sequence ATGAAATTAAGTACTACCGCCGAAATTATCGAAGATATTCGTTTAGGTAAAATGGTTATTTTGATGGATGATGAAGATCGCGAAAACGAGGGCGATCTAATTATGGCTGCCGATTTAGTCACCCCGGAAGCGATTAACTTTATGGCAACCTATGGTCGTGGTCTGGTTTGTCTAACATTAACGGCTGAGCGCTGTGAGCAGCTTAAGTTACCGCTAATGGTTGATGATAATACCGCTGCATTTTCGACCAATTTTACGGTTTCTATTGAAGCAGCCCTTGGTGTCACCACGGGTATTTCGGCTGCCGACCGTGCCATTACCGTACAAGCTGCAGTGGCTAAAGACGCAAAACCTACGGACATTGTTATGCCTGGTCATATCTTTCCACTGATGGCACAAGCGGGTGGCGTATTAACCCGTGCCGGGCACACTGAAGCGGGCTGCGACTTAGCACGTTTGGCCGGTCGGGAACCCGCTGGCGTGATTGTTGAAATATTAAATAAAGATGGCACGATGGCGCGCCGTCCAGATCTTGAAATTTTTGCAGAAGAAAAAGGGATAAAATTAGGCACTGTTGCAGATTTAATTGAATACCGTAATAACAATGAAACCACTATTGAACGTGTCAGCGCTTGCAAATTACCGACGGAATATGGTGATTTTGATTTAATCGCTTATCAGGACACTATCGATAAACAGGTTCATTTTGCATTAGTCAATGGCGAAATTAAAACCGGGCAAACCACCAATGTGCGAGTGCATTTACAAAACACCTTCGCCGATAACTTCTTTTCCGATCGTTTAAGTAAACGCACTTGGCCATTAAATGATGCGCTGCAGCGTTTAAATAAAGACGGTGGCGTATTGGTTATGTTAGCCCATCAGGAAACACCGAGTTCATTGATTGAACAAGTAAAACAAATTGCCAATGAAGATGCCGGTGAACGTGTCGCTAAAAAAGAGCAAAAAGTGAGCCGCCGTGTGGGGGTTGGTTCGCAGATCCTGCGTGATTTAGGCGTGCAAAAAATGGCCCTGTTAAGCTCTGAGAAAAAATATCATGCGTTATCAGGATTTGGTTTAGAAGTGGTCGATTACATTACTGAATAG
- a CDS encoding riboflavin synthase, with protein MFTGIIAAVGKVTAIKKNAKDITISVDAGSLDLSDVKVGDSISNNGVCLTVTKLSDKSFNADLSNETLKRSGFSQIKNGFVLNLEKAMQMNDRFGGHIVSGHVDGVGEVISVDPLGNAVEYWIKAPDELAKYIAEKGSITVDGVSLTTNEINGAAFKLTIIPHTISQTTMVNYKVGTQVNLEVDVISRYLERLMLGDKASTSQHDNKSTMDLLAKSGFLG; from the coding sequence ATGTTTACAGGAATTATAGCGGCAGTCGGTAAGGTGACTGCCATTAAAAAAAATGCCAAAGATATCACCATTAGCGTCGATGCAGGGAGCCTTGATTTAAGTGATGTAAAAGTGGGTGATAGCATTTCAAATAATGGTGTTTGCTTAACGGTGACCAAGTTAAGTGATAAAAGTTTTAATGCCGATCTTTCTAACGAGACGTTAAAGCGCAGTGGTTTTTCTCAGATTAAAAATGGTTTTGTGCTTAATTTAGAAAAAGCAATGCAAATGAATGACCGTTTTGGTGGACACATTGTTAGCGGGCATGTGGATGGTGTGGGTGAAGTGATATCCGTTGACCCCCTTGGCAATGCCGTTGAATACTGGATTAAAGCGCCCGATGAATTGGCTAAATATATTGCAGAAAAAGGATCTATTACCGTTGATGGTGTGAGTTTAACCACCAATGAAATTAACGGTGCTGCTTTCAAATTGACTATTATCCCGCACACAATTTCGCAAACGACTATGGTGAACTATAAAGTGGGCACCCAAGTCAATTTAGAAGTTGATGTTATTTCACGTTATTTAGAACGTTTAATGCTGGGTGATAAAGCCTCGACAAGTCAACATGATAATAAATCAACCATGGATCTGCTCGCTAAAAGTGGTTTCTTAGGTTAA
- the ribD gene encoding bifunctional diaminohydroxyphosphoribosylaminopyrimidine deaminase/5-amino-6-(5-phosphoribosylamino)uracil reductase RibD: MNTTAFSDLDKYYMAHAILLAKKGRFTSSPNPNVGCVIVANNIIVGEGYHQKAGLGHAEVNALAIAKDKAMGATCYVTLEPCSHFGRTPPCALALTKAGIKRVIIAMVDPNPKVAGDGIKILEKAGIKVDLGLLKNEAMDLNRGFIKRMQVKEPRVTVKLASSLDGKTALKNGQSQWITGPAARCDVQYFRALQSAVLTGSATVIADNPSLNVRYESLKNHLDFDLTLRPAEIRQPIRIILDSHNKITLKEKLFSLEGKVLLVSLLPRDDLPKNKNQFSADIEQLIGTDDGHGRINLKVLLTQLSDYEINDLWVEAGATLAGEFFNHQLVDQFILYQAPKLMGSQARDLVNLPDYSKMIEVVQLSLQSVVLIGNDIRIISNITSDRG, encoded by the coding sequence ATGAACACAACGGCTTTTTCAGACTTAGATAAATACTATATGGCCCATGCGATACTGCTGGCCAAAAAAGGGCGCTTTACCAGCTCACCCAATCCTAATGTGGGTTGTGTGATTGTTGCAAATAATATAATAGTGGGGGAAGGATATCATCAAAAAGCAGGCCTCGGACATGCCGAAGTAAATGCCCTTGCGATCGCTAAAGACAAAGCGATGGGTGCAACCTGTTACGTGACCTTAGAGCCCTGCTCCCACTTTGGCCGTACACCTCCCTGCGCGCTAGCCTTAACTAAAGCTGGGATTAAGCGTGTGATCATTGCGATGGTTGACCCTAACCCTAAGGTCGCAGGAGATGGCATTAAAATATTAGAGAAGGCGGGTATAAAAGTTGACCTTGGTCTGCTTAAAAATGAAGCGATGGATTTAAACCGTGGTTTTATTAAACGGATGCAGGTTAAAGAGCCTCGTGTAACAGTGAAACTTGCCAGTAGTTTAGACGGTAAAACGGCCCTTAAAAATGGCCAAAGCCAGTGGATAACAGGCCCTGCTGCGCGTTGTGATGTGCAATATTTCCGCGCCCTGCAAAGCGCTGTATTAACTGGCAGCGCGACCGTGATTGCCGATAATCCAAGCTTAAATGTGCGCTATGAAAGCTTAAAAAATCATCTGGATTTTGATCTGACATTGAGACCTGCTGAGATACGCCAACCGATACGTATTATCTTAGATTCCCACAATAAAATCACCCTTAAGGAAAAATTATTTTCACTTGAAGGTAAAGTGTTGTTGGTGTCCCTGCTTCCCCGTGACGATTTACCAAAAAATAAAAATCAATTCAGCGCTGATATTGAACAACTGATCGGCACAGATGATGGCCATGGTCGGATTAACCTTAAGGTCTTATTAACCCAGTTAAGTGATTATGAAATCAACGATCTTTGGGTTGAGGCCGGAGCGACACTCGCGGGTGAGTTTTTTAATCATCAGTTGGTGGATCAATTTATTCTTTATCAGGCACCAAAATTAATGGGCAGTCAGGCGCGAGATTTAGTAAACTTGCCTGATTATTCAAAAATGATTGAGGTTGTGCAATTATCACTGCAGAGTGTGGTTTTAATTGGCAATGATATTCGCATTATAAGTAACATTACAAGTGACAGGGGTTAA
- the nrdR gene encoding transcriptional regulator NrdR, producing the protein MYCPFCNAQDTKVIDSRLVSEGSQVRRRRSCNECNERFTTYEFAELLMPRLIKSDGRREPFNDDKLLVGINRALEKRPVSLEDIDAAVNKLKSTLRATGEREVTSKIVGELVMELLKGLDKIAYIRFASVYRSFKDVKEFGEEIAKLETDF; encoded by the coding sequence ATGTACTGTCCTTTTTGTAATGCTCAAGATACTAAAGTTATCGACTCACGCTTAGTTTCAGAAGGATCTCAAGTTCGTCGCCGGCGCAGCTGCAATGAATGTAATGAACGTTTTACCACCTATGAATTTGCCGAACTGTTGATGCCGCGTTTGATTAAGTCCGATGGCCGTCGTGAACCCTTTAATGATGACAAATTGCTGGTCGGTATTAACCGTGCCTTGGAAAAAAGACCCGTGAGTCTGGAGGATATTGATGCTGCGGTTAACAAACTTAAATCAACCCTGCGGGCAACGGGCGAGCGTGAAGTGACTTCTAAAATAGTCGGTGAACTGGTTATGGAATTACTTAAGGGGTTAGATAAAATTGCCTATATCCGTTTCGCGTCGGTTTACCGCTCCTTTAAAGATGTTAAAGAGTTTGGTGAGGAAATAGCCAAGCTTGAGACTGATTTTTAG
- the glyA gene encoding serine hydroxymethyltransferase, translating into MFNRDMNIADYDPELWQSITDEVQRQEDHIELIASENYTSPRVMEAQGSQLTNKYAEGYPGKRYYGGCEYVDVAESLAIERAKSLFGADYANVQPHSGSQANAAVYQALCAPGDTILGMSLAHGGHLTHGSHVSFSGKMYNAVQYGITPETGILDYAEIERLAVEHKPTMIIAGFSAYSGIVDWAKFREIADKVGAYLFVDMAHVAGLVAAGLYPNPVPFADVVTTTTHKTLGGPRGGLILAKANEAIEKKLNSAVFPGQQGGPLMHVIAAKAVAFKECAEPEFAVYQQQVLDNAKAMVKSFLARGYKIVSGGTENHLFLVDLIAQDITGKEADAALGNAHITVNKNSVPNDPRSPFVTSGLRIGTPALARRGVNAQQSAELALWMCDVLDAIKDEAKLATTITAVKVKVAALCKACPVYG; encoded by the coding sequence ATGTTTAACCGTGATATGAATATTGCCGATTATGATCCAGAATTATGGCAGTCAATAACTGATGAAGTTCAGCGCCAAGAAGACCATATTGAACTGATTGCATCAGAAAATTACACCAGCCCACGTGTAATGGAAGCGCAAGGCAGTCAGTTAACTAATAAATACGCAGAAGGTTACCCGGGTAAACGTTATTACGGCGGTTGTGAATACGTTGATGTGGCTGAATCTTTAGCTATCGAACGTGCTAAATCTTTATTTGGTGCTGATTATGCAAACGTCCAGCCTCACTCGGGTTCGCAGGCTAATGCAGCCGTTTATCAGGCGCTTTGTGCACCGGGTGATACTATTCTGGGCATGAGTCTTGCCCATGGTGGACATTTAACCCACGGTTCCCACGTCAGTTTTTCTGGTAAAATGTACAATGCTGTGCAATATGGAATCACCCCTGAAACGGGTATTCTAGATTATGCGGAAATTGAACGTCTTGCTGTCGAACATAAACCAACCATGATTATTGCAGGGTTTTCTGCTTATTCGGGTATTGTTGACTGGGCCAAATTTCGCGAAATAGCGGATAAAGTAGGCGCTTATCTGTTTGTTGATATGGCGCACGTTGCAGGGCTAGTGGCTGCGGGTCTTTACCCGAATCCAGTGCCTTTTGCCGATGTGGTGACTACGACAACGCATAAAACCTTAGGCGGTCCGCGTGGCGGCCTGATCCTTGCTAAAGCCAATGAAGCCATTGAGAAAAAATTAAACTCAGCGGTTTTCCCAGGCCAGCAAGGTGGTCCACTAATGCACGTTATTGCAGCTAAAGCGGTTGCATTTAAAGAGTGTGCTGAACCTGAATTTGCTGTTTACCAGCAACAGGTTTTAGATAATGCTAAAGCCATGGTTAAATCATTCCTGGCGCGTGGTTACAAAATCGTTTCTGGCGGTACTGAAAACCATTTATTCCTGGTTGATTTAATCGCTCAGGATATCACCGGTAAAGAAGCGGATGCCGCCTTAGGTAATGCGCATATTACGGTTAACAAAAACTCAGTGCCAAATGATCCCCGTTCTCCTTTTGTGACTTCAGGTTTACGTATTGGTACGCCGGCACTCGCACGTCGTGGTGTTAATGCACAACAATCTGCTGAGCTTGCGTTATGGATGTGTGACGTTCTTGATGCAATCAAAGATGAAGCTAAACTTGCGACCACCATTACAGCGGTTAAAGTTAAAGTGGCCGCTCTTTGTAAAGCTTGCCCTGTTTACGGATAA
- the msrA gene encoding peptide-methionine (S)-S-oxide reductase MsrA, producing the protein MAISTATFAGGCFWCMEAAFNALKGVKSAVSGYTGGKTDSPTYADICTGTSGHAEVVQITFDDSVISYAELLTIFFSLHDATQLNRQGHDIGTQYRSAIFYHDLAQKQSALEFINTLEQQAVLTDSIKTTIEKLETFYPAEDYHQGYFLKNPGQGYCSMVIQPKFNKFKATYQAALKEERGS; encoded by the coding sequence ATGGCAATTTCAACAGCAACTTTTGCAGGAGGATGTTTTTGGTGTATGGAAGCGGCTTTCAATGCTTTAAAGGGCGTGAAGAGTGCAGTTTCCGGATACACAGGCGGAAAAACGGATTCACCCACTTATGCAGATATTTGCACTGGTACAAGCGGGCATGCTGAAGTGGTGCAAATCACATTTGATGATTCAGTCATCAGTTACGCAGAATTATTAACTATTTTTTTCAGTCTGCATGATGCGACACAATTAAACCGCCAGGGTCATGATATCGGCACACAGTATCGCTCTGCTATTTTTTATCACGATCTCGCGCAAAAGCAATCAGCCTTAGAATTTATCAACACCCTTGAACAACAGGCTGTATTGACCGACAGTATCAAAACCACCATTGAAAAATTAGAAACATTTTACCCCGCTGAAGATTATCATCAGGGTTACTTTCTTAAAAATCCGGGACAAGGTTACTGTTCTATGGTGATTCAGCCTAAATTTAATAAATTTAAAGCAACATACCAAGCCGCATTAAAAGAAGAGCGCGGCAGTTAA
- the ettA gene encoding energy-dependent translational throttle protein EttA: MAQFIYTMDQVSKVVPPKRTILKDISLSFFPGAKIGVLGLNGSGKSTLLRIMAGLDKEFAGEARALSGTKIGYLAQEPVLDLDKNVREIIEEAVSEVKNALTDLDALYAAYAEPDADFDALAKRQGELEAIIQAHDGHNLENQLERAADALRLPAWDAKIGILSGGERRRVALCRLLLEKPDMLLLDEPTNHLDAESVAWLERFLHDYEGTVVAITHDRYFLDNVAGWILELDRGYGIPWQGNYSSWLEQKDARLKQEASQEKARQRQIEQELEWVRSNAKGRQSKSKSRLSRFEELNNQDFQKRNETNELFIPPGQRLGDQVIDVNHLSKSYDGRVLIDDLSFSIPKGAIVGIIGANGAGKSTLFKMLSGVETPDSGDITIGASVQLASVDQFRDDMDDKISVFQEVSDGSDIIKIGNIEIPSRAYLGRFNFKGTDQQKIVGNLSGGERGRLHLAKLLKSGGNVLLLDEPTNDLDIETLRALENALLDFAGCVMVISHDRWFLDRIATHIIDYRDEGQVNFYEGNFTDYEEWMKKTYGAASVEPHRIKYKRIS; the protein is encoded by the coding sequence ATGGCACAGTTTATATACACAATGGATCAGGTGAGCAAGGTCGTCCCGCCTAAGCGCACTATTTTAAAAGATATCTCTCTGAGTTTTTTTCCGGGCGCAAAAATTGGCGTGTTAGGTTTAAACGGCTCAGGTAAATCAACCTTATTACGTATTATGGCGGGTCTCGATAAAGAGTTCGCCGGTGAAGCGCGCGCTTTATCGGGTACAAAAATTGGTTATTTAGCGCAGGAGCCGGTATTAGATCTTGATAAAAACGTTCGCGAAATTATTGAAGAAGCCGTCAGTGAAGTTAAAAATGCGTTAACAGATCTCGATGCACTTTACGCAGCTTATGCAGAGCCCGATGCAGACTTTGATGCACTGGCTAAACGTCAGGGTGAACTTGAAGCGATTATTCAAGCACATGACGGTCATAATTTAGAAAACCAGCTGGAGCGTGCCGCTGATGCCCTGCGCCTGCCGGCTTGGGATGCGAAAATAGGGATCCTTTCAGGTGGTGAGCGCCGCCGTGTGGCATTGTGCCGTCTGTTGCTCGAAAAACCGGATATGTTACTACTGGATGAGCCAACTAACCATCTCGATGCAGAATCTGTTGCCTGGTTAGAGCGTTTCTTACATGACTATGAAGGCACTGTTGTCGCCATTACCCATGACAGATATTTCTTAGATAATGTTGCCGGCTGGATTTTAGAATTAGACCGGGGTTACGGTATTCCGTGGCAAGGTAACTACTCATCGTGGTTAGAGCAGAAAGATGCGCGCTTAAAACAGGAAGCCTCTCAAGAAAAAGCACGCCAACGTCAAATTGAACAGGAGCTGGAATGGGTTCGTTCAAATGCCAAAGGCCGTCAATCTAAAAGCAAATCGCGTTTATCCCGCTTTGAAGAGCTTAACAATCAGGACTTTCAAAAACGTAACGAAACCAATGAGCTATTTATTCCACCGGGTCAGCGTTTAGGTGATCAGGTGATTGATGTTAATCATCTGAGTAAATCCTATGACGGTCGGGTGTTAATTGATGATTTAAGCTTCAGTATTCCCAAGGGCGCAATTGTCGGCATTATAGGTGCCAATGGTGCCGGTAAATCTACCCTGTTTAAAATGTTGTCCGGTGTTGAAACACCCGATTCAGGTGACATTACTATAGGTGCAAGTGTGCAACTGGCCAGTGTTGATCAGTTCCGTGATGATATGGATGATAAAATCAGCGTTTTTCAGGAAGTCTCCGATGGCAGCGATATTATTAAAATTGGTAATATCGAAATTCCAAGTCGTGCCTACCTCGGCCGCTTCAACTTTAAAGGCACAGATCAACAGAAGATTGTGGGGAATTTATCCGGCGGTGAACGCGGCCGTTTACATCTTGCCAAATTATTGAAATCCGGCGGCAACGTATTATTACTCGATGAACCCACCAATGATCTTGATATCGAAACACTGCGTGCCCTGGAAAATGCCCTGCTCGATTTTGCCGGTTGTGTTATGGTGATTTCACATGACCGCTGGTTCCTGGACAGAATCGCCACCCATATCATTGATTACCGCGATGAAGGGCAAGTGAATTTCTACGAAGGTAACTTTACAGATTACGAAGAATGGATGAAAAAAACCTATGGCGCTGCATCTGTCGAGCCGCATCGTATAAAATACAAACGTATTTCATAA